Proteins co-encoded in one Candidatus Stygibacter australis genomic window:
- a CDS encoding PilN domain-containing protein → MNQLFFKINLNKYGELKQAVLKERRTFRTTALAFIVFTAIIYGVVLYYNGIMARKVDNRRQLLADIKLEIKSYKENDQYLSSKDLTNIAEISTDRIFWSKKLVALSEKTSDKIAITNFSFKNDVLSIFGITRLDKNEKEFDLINEFVENLKNNSQISGDFDEIYFVKSNRDYEKDVEIIRFQIDCVHEGSDTIKKRRRR, encoded by the coding sequence ATGAACCAGCTATTTTTTAAGATTAACTTAAACAAATACGGTGAACTGAAGCAAGCTGTACTAAAAGAGCGTCGTACTTTCAGGACTACGGCGTTAGCATTTATAGTATTTACTGCAATTATTTATGGTGTAGTTCTATATTATAATGGTATAATGGCTCGCAAGGTTGATAACCGTCGTCAACTCCTCGCAGATATTAAATTAGAGATCAAGTCATATAAAGAGAATGATCAGTATTTATCCTCCAAGGACTTGACCAATATTGCAGAGATCAGTACTGATAGAATTTTCTGGTCAAAGAAACTTGTAGCCCTGTCAGAAAAGACAAGTGACAAGATTGCGATCACAAATTTTTCTTTCAAGAATGATGTTCTGAGTATTTTTGGTATCACCCGGTTAGATAAAAATGAGAAAGAGTTTGATCTGATCAATGAATTCGTCGAGAATCTGAAGAATAATTCCCAGATTAGCGGTGATTTTGATGAGATTTATTTCGTAAAATCAAATCGCGATTATGAAAAGGATGTAGAGATAATCAGGTTCCAGATTGACTGTGTTCATGAGGGATCAGACACTATAAAAAAGAGGAGGAGACGATGA